The genome window AATGGAGGGACAGCAGACAGGGGAAAACAGCCGGGAAATCGCAAAACAAGTCGTAGAACTTTTTATAGAACATTACCCGGAGCTGAATATCATCATTGCAGAGACCAGTGACATGGCGCTGGGAGTAGTCGATGCGCTTGAGGAGCATAAAAAAAATCAGCAGAGCGAGGCTGATGATCAGGAGGAAGTAATCCTGATTTCTCTGGGAGCGGGAAGAGAGGTTCTGGAAGCAGTCAGAGACGGCAAAATCCAGGCTGCTTTTGAACAGACTCCGCTCCAAGCCCCGAAAACAGCAGAAATCATACAAAAACTGGAATCTGGTATCTATCTGGATAAAATACAATATGTCAAGGATGTTTATTATGACCAGACGATGAATCTGGAGGAAGTTATCGCCAAGCAGACCTACTAACTGCCGGGCATGCCATGGTAAATGCCAACGTAGTTACAGGAGATGCCAAAAATTCTTGAAAAACAGTGAGTTTCGGGTATAATAAAACTATCATATTATTTTATTAAAGGAGATGGAGAATATGAAGATTGGAATTGCAAACGATCATTCAGCGGTAGATATGAAAAAGCAGGTTGTGGAATATCTGGTGGAGAAGGGCTATGAAGTAGTGAATTATGGAACAGATTCCTATGAGAGCTGCAATTATCCGGAATACGGTGAGAAGATTGGACGCGCAGTGGCTGCCGGGGAAGTGGATTTAGGTGTGGCGATCTGCGGAACCGGACTTGGCATCTCACTTGCAGCGAATAAAGTACATGGCATAAGGGCAGCAGTTTGTTCTGAACCGTATACGGCTAAGATGGCAAAAGAGCATAACAATGCGAATGTTTTAGCCTTTGGCGCCCGTGTAAT of Roseburia hominis contains these proteins:
- the rpiB gene encoding ribose 5-phosphate isomerase B: MKIGIANDHSAVDMKKQVVEYLVEKGYEVVNYGTDSYESCNYPEYGEKIGRAVAAGEVDLGVAICGTGLGISLAANKVHGIRAAVCSEPYTAKMAKEHNNANVLAFGARVIGIEMAKMILDAWLNAEFLGGRHQDRVDMIMAIEEK